A genomic window from Hypomesus transpacificus isolate Combined female chromosome 15, fHypTra1, whole genome shotgun sequence includes:
- the sidt2 gene encoding LOW QUALITY PROTEIN: SID1 transmembrane family member 2 (The sequence of the model RefSeq protein was modified relative to this genomic sequence to represent the inferred CDS: deleted 1 base in 1 codon) translates to MVLRSCWKSRHKSGFGPVSVWMRTGCVALLWVCVFHLGCLGLVGGTKTVVQKEAEFDVTYNDTVTSDDLTIYAFNHTISRNKTEGIRVTVDGLSEGLESPILFVVRQKQAVLSFQVPLILRGLYQRKYPYAHVGRTLCQPPTLAAAETQFFFVDVSTLSSLGTHYQLRISRVDSFTLQTNKKFSFTASPSQPQYFKYVFPDGVDTVIVKVSSEMTFPCSVMSIQDIQCPVYDLDNNVAFIGMYQTMTKTAAITVQRKDFPSNSFYVVVVVKTEDEACGGPLRFYPLQPDKFINAGNRTKSIDVVVSPAIESEVYVMGMLFCLGIFLSFYVITFLVACVENKRMNKRRELLLNPGDMSPAETASLLGKAPASPYEYGSFADNGSTLSSEAVTDSIASADVNYGYLDRSLESVGRVRQESLSSVEEDDYDTLADIDSDKNIVRTKKYLCVSDLARKDKRVLSKKYQIYFWNIATIGVFYALPVVQLVITYQTVVNVTGNQDICYYNFLCAHPLGALSSFNNILSNLGYVMLGLLFLLIVLKRDIVHQRALLRNELNAHECGIPKHFGLFYAMGTALMMEGLLSACYHVCPNYTNFQFDTSFMYMIAGLCMLKLYQKRHPDINASAYTAYACLAAVIFFSVLGVVFGKGNMVFWIVFSVIHILATMLLSTQLYYMGRWRLDSGVLRRIVYVIYTDCIRQCSGPMYIDRMVLLVMGNIVNWSLAAYGLLERPNDFASYLLAIGICNLLLYFAFYIIMKLRSGERIKCLALVCVLFTAVVWGFALFFFFQGLSTWQKTPAESREHNRECILLSFFDDHDIWHFLSSIAMFGSFLVLLTMDDDLDSVQRDKIFVF, encoded by the exons ATGGTTTTGAGAAGTTGTTGGAAATCTCGACACAAGTCAGGTTTTGGCCCCGTCTCCGTATGGATGCGAACAGGGTGTGTTGCCTTGTTGTGGGTATGCGTTTTCCACTTGGGATGCTTGGGATTAGTCGGTGGAACAAAAACAGTTGTGCAAAAAGAAGCAGAGTTTGATGTGACATATAATGACACGGTTACGAGTGACGACCTAACTATCTACGCCTTCAATCACACCATCTCCCGGAATAAG actGAGGGGATACGTGTGACGGTTGACGGGCTCTCCGAAGGTCTGGAAAGCCCTATCTTGTTTGTGGTGAGGCAGAAGCAGGCTGTGCTGTCCTTCCAGGTGCCCCTTATTCTGAGAGGACT GTACCAGAGGAAGTACCCTTATGCCCACGTGGGCCGGACGCTGTGCCAGCCCCCCACGCTGGCGGCTGCGGAGACCCAGTTCTTCTTTGTGGACGTGTCGACCCTGTCCAGCCTGGGGACGCACTACCAGCTGAGGATCAGCCGGGTGGACAGCTTCACCCTGCA GACAAACAAGAAGTTCAGCTTCACTGCCTCCCCATCTCAACCTCAG TACTTCAAGTATGTGTTTCCTGACGGTGTGGACACTGTTATCGTGAAGGTCAGCTCTGAGATGACCTTTCCCTGCTCCGTAATGTCTATCCAGGACATCCAG TGCCCTGTGTATGATCTGGACAACAATGTGGCCTTCATAGGGATGTATCAGACCATGACCAAAACTGCTGCCATTACTGTCCAG aGGAAGGACTTCCCCAGCAACAGTTTCTACGTGGTGGTTGTGGTGAAGACGGAGGACGAGGCATGCGGAGGGCCGCTCAGGTTCTAC CCCCTGCAGCCCGACAAGTTCATCAATGCGGGGAATCGCACCAAGTCCATAGATGTGGTGGTCTCGCCAGCCATCGAAT cggAGGTGTATGTGATGGGGATGCTGTTCTGTCTGGGCATCTTCCTGTCCTTCTACGTGATCACCTTCCTGGTGGCCTGTGTGGAGAACAAGAG AATGAACAAGAGGAGGGAGCTTCTGCTGAATCCCGGGGACATGTCGCCGGCGGAAACAG CCTCTTTACTGG GAAAAGCTCCAGCCTCCCCCTATGAATATGGCTCATTTG ctgaCAACGGCAGCACACTGAGTTCAGAGGCTGTCACAGACAGCATTGCTTCAGCCGACGTCAACTACGGCTACTTGG ATCGCTCCCTGGAGAGCGTGGGGCGGGTTCGCCAGGAGTCCCTGAGCTCCGTGGAGGAAGATGACTACGACACGCTGGCCGACATCGACTCCGACAAGAACATCGTCCGCACCAAG AAGTACCTGTGCGTGTCCGACCTGGCCCGCAAGGACAAGAGAGTCCTCAGTAAGAAGTACCAGATCTATTTCTG gaACATTGCCACCATTGGTGTGTTTTATGCGCTCCCTGTCGTTCAGCTGGTCATCACTTATCAAACG gtTGTCAACGTGACAGGAAATCAAGACATCTGCTACTACAACTTCCTGTGTGCTCATCCTCTGGgggctctgag TTCCTTCAACAACATCCTTAGTAACCTTGGTTACGTGATGCTgggcctcctcttcctgctcattGTGTTGAAGAGAGACATCGTGCACCAGCGAGCACTCTTACGCAACGAACTCAACGCGCAT GAGTGTGGCATCCCCAAGCACTTTGGGCTGTTCTATGCCATGGGCACGGCTCTGATGATGGAGGGTTTGCTGAGCGCCTGCTATCACGTCTGCCCCAACTACACCAACTTCCAGTTTG ACACCTCCTTCATGTACATGATTGCGGGCCTATGCATGCTGAAGCTGTACCAGAAGAGACACCCCGATATCAACGCCAGCGCCTACACAGCATACGCCTGCCTTGCTGCTGTCATCTTCTTCTCTGTGCTGGGagtg GTGTTTGGGAAGGGCAACATGGTGTTCTGGATCGTCTTCTCTGTCATCCACATCCTGGCCACTATGCTGCTCAGCACACAGCTCTACTACATGGGCCGCTGGAGGCTGG actcGGGGGTCCTGCGCAGGATAGTGTATGTCATCTACACTGACTGTATCAGACAGTGCAGCGGACCCATGTACATC GACCGTATGGTGCTGCTCGTAATGGGGAACATTGTGAACTGGTCTCT tgctGCGTATGGACTGCTAGAGAGGCCCAATGACTTTGCCTCTTATCTTCTGGCCATCGGCATCTGTAACCTGCTCCTGTACTTTGCCTTCTACATCATCATGAAG ctgcggAGCGGTGAGAGGATCAAGTGTCTGGCGCTGGTGTGTGTTCTTTTCACGGCAGTCGTCTGGGGCTtcgctctcttcttcttcttccaggGACTCAGCACCTGGCAG AAAACTCCCGCCGAGTCTCGAGAGCACAACAGGGAgtgcatcctgctctccttCTTCGACGACCACGACATCTggcacttcctgtcctccatcGCCATGTTCGGCTCCTTCCTG GTTCTCCTAACCATGGATGACGACCTGGACTCAGTCCAGAGGGACAAGATCTTTGTCTTCTGA
- the LOC124477771 gene encoding centrosomal protein of 164 kDa-like isoform X2, translated as MKEDRDQLESKVELLQERLSRRVSDVEKSEVKRPPPRASSVLRQEEEEERAPAPSSDHRQKSLRLQDLQDPPLSPLPVSSDSSLDDLRQYISNEGMSIHKARQFLDRENGRLSKRQSALQAAQSSCPQDPSTQEMFRNLQQEASEVENLMLTIQRGNVLLRTKEEKLQQLENSVVEEPLSEELARMSADRKVTFDVSDSDLSSADGHTGTGTHPTVPAKVQQLAESLQHISGQLNTVLGALGSLAQRQAPYAPLPLPLLRVTPTPTPLSFSQPLASPSLSLSGPSWAWGPHTSTLHMPSTTPTAGPPLRGADGLLSSRWTKLFPGVAVEPMASSTLRTSSGYSGYTPHSEQARSLASSQRSVEVDGQRLQGLIDGNKKWLETRRKDPTVPLLTRYRTPATMSGLVQLGLDDNNQIKVYHY; from the exons atgaaggaggacAGGGACCAGCTGGAGAGCAAGGTGGAGCTGCTGCAGGAACGACTCAGCCGCAGAGTCAG TGATGTGGAGAAGAGCGAGGTGAAGAGGCCCCCTCCCAGAGCCAGCAGTGTCCtgagacaggaggaagaggaggagagggcaccAGCGCCCTCTAGTGACCACAGACAGAAGTCCCTGCGTCTGCAGGACCTGCaggacccccctctctcccccctccccgtgTCCAGCGACAGCAGCCTGGACGA cctGCGTCAGTACATCTCCAACGAGGGCATGTCCATTCACAAGGCGCGCCAGTTCCTGGACAGGGAGAATGGCCGTCTGAGCAAGCGCCAGTCAGCGCTGCAGGCAGCCCAGTCCAGCTGCCCTCAGGACCCCAGCACTCAGGAGATGTTCCGGAACCTGCAGCAG GAGGCCTCTGAAGTGGAGAACTTGATGTTGACCATCCAGAGGGGGAACGTTCTCCTGAGGACCAAAGAGGAGAAACTGCAGCAACTGGAGAACTCCGTGGTGGAGGAG cctctgtctGAGGAGCTGGCCAGGATGTCGGCCGACAGGAAGGTGACGTTCGACGTGTCCGACTCAGACCTGAGCAGCGCGGACGGCCACACCGGCACCG GCACCCACCCGACTGTTCCGGCCAAGGTGCAGCAGTTGGCCGAGTCTCTGCAGCACATTTCCGGGCAGCTCAACACAGTCCTGGGGGCGCTGGGGTCCCTGGCCCAGAGGCAGGCTCCCTACGCCCCCTTACCCCTCCCCTTGCTCCGGGtcacccctacccccaccccgcTGTCCTTCTCCCAGCCCCTGGCGTCCCCCTCGCTAAGCCTCTCCGGACCCTCCTGGGCCTGGGGCCCCCACACCAGCACCCTCCACATGCCCAGCACCACCCCCACCGCCGGGCCTCCTCTGCGGGGAGCCGACGGCCTGCTGAGCAGCCGCTGGACCAAGCTGTTCCCTG GGGTAGCTGTGGAGCCCATGGCCTCCAGCACTCTAAGGACCAGCTCTGGGTACTCAGGGTACACTCCTCACAG tgagcAGGCTCGTAGCCTGGCGTCCAGCCAGAGGTCAGTGGAGGTGGATGGACAGAGGCTGCAGGGGCTGATAGACGGCAACAAGAAATGGCTGGAGACACGCAGGAAAGATCCCACTGT GCCGCTGTTAACACGTTATCGAACCCCCGCCACCATGAGTGGACTAGTCCAGCTGGGTCTGGATGACAACAACCAGATCAAAGTCTACCATTACTGA
- the LOC124477771 gene encoding centrosomal protein of 164 kDa-like isoform X1 yields MKEDRDQLESKVELLQERLSRRVSDVEKSEVKRPPPRASSVLRQEEEEERAPAPSSDHRQKSLRLQDLQDPPLSPLPVSSDSSLDDLRQYISNEGMSIHKARQFLDRENGRLSKRQSALQAAQSSCPQDPSTQEMFRNLQQVREASEVENLMLTIQRGNVLLRTKEEKLQQLENSVVEEPLSEELARMSADRKVTFDVSDSDLSSADGHTGTGTHPTVPAKVQQLAESLQHISGQLNTVLGALGSLAQRQAPYAPLPLPLLRVTPTPTPLSFSQPLASPSLSLSGPSWAWGPHTSTLHMPSTTPTAGPPLRGADGLLSSRWTKLFPGVAVEPMASSTLRTSSGYSGYTPHSEQARSLASSQRSVEVDGQRLQGLIDGNKKWLETRRKDPTVPLLTRYRTPATMSGLVQLGLDDNNQIKVYHY; encoded by the exons atgaaggaggacAGGGACCAGCTGGAGAGCAAGGTGGAGCTGCTGCAGGAACGACTCAGCCGCAGAGTCAG TGATGTGGAGAAGAGCGAGGTGAAGAGGCCCCCTCCCAGAGCCAGCAGTGTCCtgagacaggaggaagaggaggagagggcaccAGCGCCCTCTAGTGACCACAGACAGAAGTCCCTGCGTCTGCAGGACCTGCaggacccccctctctcccccctccccgtgTCCAGCGACAGCAGCCTGGACGA cctGCGTCAGTACATCTCCAACGAGGGCATGTCCATTCACAAGGCGCGCCAGTTCCTGGACAGGGAGAATGGCCGTCTGAGCAAGCGCCAGTCAGCGCTGCAGGCAGCCCAGTCCAGCTGCCCTCAGGACCCCAGCACTCAGGAGATGTTCCGGAACCTGCAGCAGGTAAGA GAGGCCTCTGAAGTGGAGAACTTGATGTTGACCATCCAGAGGGGGAACGTTCTCCTGAGGACCAAAGAGGAGAAACTGCAGCAACTGGAGAACTCCGTGGTGGAGGAG cctctgtctGAGGAGCTGGCCAGGATGTCGGCCGACAGGAAGGTGACGTTCGACGTGTCCGACTCAGACCTGAGCAGCGCGGACGGCCACACCGGCACCG GCACCCACCCGACTGTTCCGGCCAAGGTGCAGCAGTTGGCCGAGTCTCTGCAGCACATTTCCGGGCAGCTCAACACAGTCCTGGGGGCGCTGGGGTCCCTGGCCCAGAGGCAGGCTCCCTACGCCCCCTTACCCCTCCCCTTGCTCCGGGtcacccctacccccaccccgcTGTCCTTCTCCCAGCCCCTGGCGTCCCCCTCGCTAAGCCTCTCCGGACCCTCCTGGGCCTGGGGCCCCCACACCAGCACCCTCCACATGCCCAGCACCACCCCCACCGCCGGGCCTCCTCTGCGGGGAGCCGACGGCCTGCTGAGCAGCCGCTGGACCAAGCTGTTCCCTG GGGTAGCTGTGGAGCCCATGGCCTCCAGCACTCTAAGGACCAGCTCTGGGTACTCAGGGTACACTCCTCACAG tgagcAGGCTCGTAGCCTGGCGTCCAGCCAGAGGTCAGTGGAGGTGGATGGACAGAGGCTGCAGGGGCTGATAGACGGCAACAAGAAATGGCTGGAGACACGCAGGAAAGATCCCACTGT GCCGCTGTTAACACGTTATCGAACCCCCGCCACCATGAGTGGACTAGTCCAGCTGGGTCTGGATGACAACAACCAGATCAAAGTCTACCATTACTGA
- the LOC124478248 gene encoding centrosomal protein of 164 kDa-like, translated as MTAAALQIGDQLILEEDYDENYIPSEQEIHEYAREIGIDPDCEPELLWLAREGIVAPLPAEWKPCQDVTGDVYYFNFSSGQSTWDHPCDEQYRRLVDQERQRAQPRPGTAAPTGRKDKDKEKKKKDKKEKKGKKKKEVDVFKPRGPLSSSRGPLPAPFGSLAPLRGLDASPGPVPSLRGSLGSSGGLEPLKTPLGGPLSSLGSSLLGGRHEERLSLSLAGLDDDEDNISEDESPRGSARLLQNLHLDLDTLGGGLQYEDSEASVAAPPEEKTEPELQDLALSGEHSPDPPSQQYEASEHIEVASSSTDDIKAGFRSRLSEKVLDLKDLSPAVSPLLQEKEGKDSYKEEEERDERRKRAEAAEKRLKAAGMELSSSRASSPSHSEAQRPRAEGGSVSASLGVPPETTRGRLVRTAGAQRPEAQSPTRDAPDEEREETERRAAEAEERARRDREEKMRALGEELRREEEDEERRLRGESEERVRALRQRLQEKDRGEESRLRVESESRLQELRESALKDREHQQRTLREEGEAVLRELRAALEADRGAELENLETQRRQNLERLKAESEEELRAERRRLLADREVQLDSLKQEARGSERRKEQRSPGPGQQLADYQRELGDVMQEVREEVQRDHNRKLEQLRDEHRRELNAIRERHLDEEGAQRERLMGELQEERERLLASHSTQLERLTSQLTSQLTSQLSKARQAHAYKEADLQELSDQLKLRARDIKSQEALLQTRAAELKKRRSQLGEEEGEVDRGLEVKIHVLSIIIIIVIILIICCASS; from the exons ATGACAGCAGCTGCTCTTCAGATAGGAGACCAGCTTATCTTGGAAGAAGACTATGATGAGAACTATATCCCCTCTGAACAAG AGATCCACGAGTACGCAAGAGAGATTGGCATTGATCCCGATTGTGAGCCGGAGCTCCTCTGGCTGGCCAGGGAGGGCATCGTGGCCCCACTGCCTGCAGAGTGGAAGCCCTG TCAGGACGTGACGGGGGACGTGTACTACTTCAACTTCTCCTCGGGCCAGTCCACCTGGGACCACCCCTGTGACGAGCAGTACCGCCGCCTGGTGGACCAGGAGCGCCAGCGCGCCCAGCCGCGGCCCGGTACCGCCGCCCCCACGGGGAGgaaggacaaggacaaggagaagaagaagaaagacaagaaggaaaaaaagggCAAGAAGAAAAAGGAGGTCGACGTTTTCAAGCCCAGAGGG CCTTTGAGCTCTTCCCGAGGGCCACTGCCGGCTCCGTTTGGAAGCCTGGCCCCTCTGCGGGGCCTGGATGCCTCCCCTGGCCCCGTTCCTTCCCTGCGGGGGTCCCTTGGCAGCTCAGGGGGACTGGAGCCCCTTAAGACCCCCTTGGGA ggccctcTGTCCAGTCTGGGCTCCAGTCTGCTGGGGGGCCGGCACGAGGAGCggctgtccctgtccctggcgGGCCTGGACGACGACGAGGACAACATCTCAGAGGACGAG AGTCCTAGAGGCTCAGCCCGCCTGCTGCAGAACCTCCATCTGGACCTGGACACTCTGGGAGGAGGGCTGCAGTATGAG gacaGTGAGGCCAGTGTTGCTGCCCCACCCGAGGAGAAGACCGAGCCAGAGTTACAGGACCTGGCCCTGTCTGGAGAGCACAGCCCTGATCCCCCTTCCCAAcag tacgAGGCCAGTGAGCACATAGAGGTGGCTTCATCCTCAACGGACGACATCAAG GCTGGGTTCCGCTCGAGGCTGTCAGAGAAGGTTCTGGACCTGAAAGACCTCTCCCCTGCTGTCAGCCCCCTCCTACAA GAAAAAGAAGGGAAGGATTCAtacaaggaggaggaagagagagacgagaggaggaagagggcagaAGCTGCTGAAAA gcgTCTCAAGGCCGCAGGCATGGAGCTCAGCTCCTCCCGGGCCAGCAGCCCCTCCCACTCGGAGGCGCAGCGCCCACGCGCAGAGGGGGGCAGCGTGAGCGCCAGTCTGGGGGTCCCCCCGGAGACGACCAGGGGCAGGCTGGTCCGCACGGCCGGCGCCCAGCGCCCAGAGGCCCAGAGCCCCACCAGGGACGCCCCGGACGAGGAGCGGGAGGAGACGGAGAGGCGGGCGGCGGAGGCGGAGGAGCGCGCGCGgcgggacagggaggagaagatgagggcgctgggagaggagctgaggagggaggaggaggacgaggagcgcaggctgaggggggagagcgaggagagggtcAG GGCTCTGAGGCAGCGTCTacaggagaaggacagaggggaggagagcaggctgCGTGTGGAGTCAGAGAGTaggctgcaggagctgagagagagcgCCCTGAAGGACAGGGAGCACCAGCAACGCACCCTCAG agaggagggggaggccgtGCTCAGAGAGCTGCGGGCTGCCCTGGAGGCAGACCGGGGGGCGGAGCTTGAGAACCTGGAGACTCAGAGGAGGCAGAACCTGGAGCGTCTGAAGGCGGAGTCAGAGGAGGAGCTTCGGGCCGAGAGGCGTAGGCTATTGGCCGACAGGGAGGTGCAACTGGACTCCCTCAAACAGGAG gCCAGAGGCAGTGAAAggaggaaggagcagaggagCCCTGGCCCCGGACAGCAGCTGGCAGACTACCAGAgagag CTGGGTGATGTCATGCAGGAAGTGCGGGAGGAAGTTCAGCGAGACCACAACAGGAAATTGGAGCAGCTAAGAGACGAGCACCGCAGAGAGCTCAACGCCATCAGAGAGAGACACCTGGACGAG GAGGGCGCCCAGCGGGAGCGTCTGATGGGcgagctgcaggaggagagagagcgcctGCTGGCCTCCCACAGCACCCAGCTGGAGAGGCTCACCTCCCAGCTCACCTCCCAGCTCACCTCCCAGCTCAGCAAGGCACGACAAGCACACGCCTACAAG gaggcAGACCTGCAGGAGCTGTCAGACCAGTTGAAGCTGAGGGCCAGGGACATAAAGAGCCAGGAGGCCTTGCTGCAGACCAGG GCAGCAGaactgaagaagaggaggagccaacttggggaggaagagggagaggtagaccgAGGACTGGAGGTGAAGATTCATGTTctctccatcatcatcatcatcgtcataaTCCTCATTATCTGCTGTGCCTCCTCTtga